In the Nicotiana tabacum cultivar K326 chromosome 16, ASM71507v2, whole genome shotgun sequence genome, one interval contains:
- the LOC107762418 gene encoding DUF724 domain-containing protein 9: MVVQYLTKGSTVEVTSDEDEFKGVWFEATVLGYSKTNSGKEVVLVEYKSILVDENSLTPLREYVDMSLVRPVPPKEKVERFELNDVVDASHKDGWWTAAVTGVLEDSRYKVTFQNPPEELEFGISDLRFHRDWVKGNWVRPGRKQETKQSGDGESTQRKTRGRPQKKPISTPTGVSPAHSLKQCGEKREKQDMPMQTPVNGTPTTQTETQSLPFVKTSLLWGKIESMDIFQRIPQKPHFCPLEKETESSRERLAIGCMVTFSRMAEKTSGLHIDNPRSTFDEILETLSDLEKHGFDVQPVRGRLTELLLMKDKKEKLEAQVADIGNEIMMHNTDRENIDGEIEDINKQIEEIQDKISLAVSRKEVKDREIDVLRSQLEDTQADMMNAHNAFFSIATKPL, encoded by the exons ATGGTCGTACAATATCTCACCAAAGGCTCTACAGTGGAAGTCACCTCGGACGAAGATGAGTTCAAGGGAGTGTGGTTCGAAGCCACTGTTCTCGGCTACTCTAAGACCAATTCGGGAAAGGAAGTAGTTTTGGTAGAGTACAAAAGTATTCTTGTTGATGAAAATAGTTTAACGCCGTTGAGAGAGTATGTGGATATGTCTTTAGTTCGTCCGGTTCCTCCGAAGGAAAAAGTTGAGAGGTTTGAGTTAAACGACGTCGTAGATGCCTCTCATAAGGACGGATGGTGGACTGCTGCCGTTACAGGTGTTCTGGAAGATTCTAGATACAAGGTTACCTTTCAAAATCCGCCTGAGGAACTTGAATTTGGGATTTCTGACTTGAGATTTCACAGAGATTGGGTCAAAGGGAACTGGGTCCGACCCGGCCGGAAGCAG GAGACCAAACAATCAGGTGATGGAGAGAGCACTCAGAGGAAAACAAGGGGAAGGCCACAGAAGAAACCAATTTCAACCCCAACAG GAGTTTCACCTGCACATAGTCTGAAGCAATGTGGTGAGAAGAGGGAGAAACAAGACATGCCTATGCAAACTCCTGTCAACGGGACCCCGACGACCCAAACTGAAACCCAGAGTTTGCCTTTTGTAAAGACTTCACTACTTTGGGGGAAAATTGAATCCATGGATATTTTCCAGAGGATTCCTCAGAAGCCACATTTTTGTCCGTTGGAAAAAGAGACAGAGAGTTCCCGTGAAAGACTAGCTATAGGTTGTATGGTAACTTTTTCAAGAATGGCAGAGAAAACTTCTGGGTTACACATTGACAATCCCAGAAGCACCTTTGATGAAATTTTGGAGACTCTCAGTGACTTGGAAAAGCATGGATTTGATGTGCAGCCTGTACGAGGTCGTTTAACGGAGTTGTTGTTGATGAAAGATAAGAAGGAAAAGCTTGAAGCACAGGTTGCAGATATTGGTAATGAGATTATGATGCATAATACAGACAGAGAAAATATTGATGGAGAGATTGAGGATAtcaacaaacaaatagaagaaataCAGGATAAAATTTCCCTGGCTGTTTCAAGGAAGGAGGTTAAGGACCGTGAGATCGATGTTTTGAGATCTCAACTGGAGGATACTCAAGCGGACATGATGAATGCACATAATGCTTTTTTCAGTATTGCTACTAAACCTCTGTAG